Below is a genomic region from Equus quagga isolate Etosha38 chromosome 17, UCLA_HA_Equagga_1.0, whole genome shotgun sequence.
CTGACTTCCACCCGGAGAAGGCTACAGGGCTGCCCGGGCTCTTCTAATAAAGGCAGAAAGTGTCAATGGCTTGGTGATTACTGCCTTTCGCCCGTGGACAGAGAAATGAGATCACTATGTTCACGAAGCATAGGAACggccgctgccgccgctgccgGGGCTGCTGCATCCCCTCCCTGCTCGGTCCGCATTACATCACCGGCAAGCTCTTGctggtggggggagaggaggctTCGCCAGGCACTCAGCCCCAGATGGAGGAGGATAAACACGGAATAACAGGGATAAAGGGGGAGAGGgcgaggaagagaaaaaaggaaaaagcaggatCAGGTTTCCCACCACCACCCAGTGTGTGTATGGTGGGGGAGGTATTGCACCCGCTCCACATCCTTAAGCAGCCGCACCCCAAATCCCGTTCCCGCACCGCCCCCAGCCGCCCTCAACTCCCAGTTCCAAGTCCAACAAAATCCGATATCCAAAGAGGCCAGGAGAGCTGCCTGGAGAGGCCCAAGCGGGAAGGCAGAGAGGCGCCCGGGGACTGGGAGGGACCGAGGAGCGGGGGGGAAGGCGGTCGCCGCTGCGCCCCCGCCCGGTCCAGCGAGCGGTGCCTCCCCCGCCAGGCAACAGCAGCCAGAGGGGGGAGGCAGAAGCGCCTCCTCCCCGCCGGGAGCCGAGGCGGCGGCGCAGGGGGAGGAAGGCGCCTCACCTTGCCCCCGATGAGGGGCGGATCCTGCCATGGCAGCGCCGACGAGCGatagcggcggcggcggcgccggcgAGCGGAGCCCATCCAGCAGCCCCGGGAGCTCCACAGGAGCCGGGGGCACCGCGGCGGGAGCTCGGGACGGCGGGGACGCGGGAGCCCGGAGCGCCACGGTGACGGTCTCCGGCCTCCCTCCGCTCGAGGACTACGAGTGCAAAATCTGCTACAACTACTTCGACGCGGACCGGCGCGCGCCCAAGCTGCTGGCGTGCCTGCACACCTTCTGCCAGGAGTGCCTGAGCCAGCTGCAgctccgcgccgccgccgccgccaccgccgccgccgccgcgcctgAGCGCCCGCTGCGCCCGCCGCCCTGGCACGGCCCGCCCGGCGCCATCGCGTGCCCCGTGTGCCGCCNNNNNNNNNNNNNNNNNNNNNNNNNNNNNNNNNNNNNNNNNNNNNNNNNNNNNNNNNNNNNNNNNNNNNNNNNNNNNNNNNNNNNNNNNNNNNNNNNNNNNNNNNNNNNNNNNNNNNNNNNNNNNNNNNNNNNNNNNNNNNNNNNNNNNNNNNNNNNNNNNNNNNNNNNNNNNNNNNNNNNNNNNNNNNNNNNNNNNNNNNNNNNNNNNNNNNNNNNNNNNNNNNNNNNNNNNNNNNNNNNNNNNNNNNNNNNNNNNNNNNNNNNNNNNNNNNNNNNNNNNNNNNNNNNNNNNNNNNNNNNNNNNNNNNNNNNNNNNNNNNNNNNNNNNNNNNNNNNNNNNNNNNNNNNNNNNNNNNNNNNNNNNNNNNNNNNNNNNNNNNNNNNNNNNNNNNNNNNNNNCCGAGGACGCGGCCCACGGGCCACGCGCCCGCGCCGGCCTGCGCGCCCCGGGCGCATACGAGAGCTGCCAGAACTGCAAGCGCGCCGCGCTCACCGCCGGCTGCGTGTGCGTcgtcttctccttcctctccatggTGGTGCTGCTCTTCACCGGCCTCATCTTCGTCAACCACtacggcggcggtggcggcggagGACCCCCCGGCGGCGGAGCGCCCCCTGGCGCGGCCCCAGCGGCTGGGTCGCCCTCGCCCTCGCCCGTGGGGCCCATCTGCCTGTCGGTGGCCAGCATCTTGGCGCTCTTCTCAGTCGTCGTCACTTGGGTCATCTGCTGGCTCAAGTACCGGCCCGACGGCGCTGCCGCGGGCTCGgctggaggcggcggcggcggcggcggcggcggcggcccgagGGCGCGGGCGGCGAGCGGCCCGCGGAGGAGCGACACGTAGCCAGACCGCATGCCGGCCACCTGCCCGCACCTCCAGCCGCGCGCGGCCCGAGAGGAGGGGGCCACTGGCTCGGTGCGCTCGAGCTTCTCCGCCCTCTCCCTGCGGACCCCGGACGCGCACCCCATCGCCGCCCGGCCACTGCAGGGCCTGGGGTTTCCTCCTCTCGGGCTCTCCACGTCCCGCCTCCTCCGCGCTGGGCCAGAGAGGGACA
It encodes:
- the LOC124228589 gene encoding transcription intermediary factor 1-beta, with the protein product MAAPTSDSGGGGAGERSPSSSPGSSTGAGGTAAGARDGGDAGARSATVTVSGLPPLEDYECKICYNYFDADRRAPKLLACLHTFCQECLSQLQLRAAAAATAAAAAPERPLRPPPWHGPPGAIACPVCRDAAHGPRARAGLRAPGAYESCQNCKRAALTAGCVCVVFSFLSMVVLLFTGLIFVNHYGGGGGGGPPGGGAPPGAAPAAGSPSPSPVGPICLSVASILALFSVVVTWVICWLKYRPDGAAAGSAGGGGGGGGGGGPRARAASGPRRSDT